One Lentibacillus cibarius DNA window includes the following coding sequences:
- a CDS encoding ISLre2 family transposase → MKDIISALTMKELEQITYRALQESFSQVMAQTLQEIDEAIASERDKQRFYLKDKRTLKFESVFGQVELKRNYYQDKETGKYVYLLDQYLAFDGTKGMSPVVQDLAIELAVTGVSYRQAGKAMEKLLGYPVISHEGIRQQLLNTEVVPEESVPLEQDVVFVEVDGLYTKSQEKKKKGKEIKIASVHQGWEMNGKRAKLIEKRHFIHEGNLPFWEEFEQYLMATYEYDPTRHHLVINGDGAKWITSCRDHFQHNATFVIDRFHVARDVQRLFRGHSRYRSIRKKLASYDWEGFMVELNSAVGTLENEKKEERLEELIAQLSQYPEALGDYREKLKERGIDTTGFRPMGSAEGTMSVFARRLKNGRSWSDKGLDKFIDIMVALKDNLEIKTLQGILEQTQELIQESKEEKPPKHFVEKLKESAAEATRNNLGYLKQAIGKPITDALKGLRGI, encoded by the coding sequence ATGAAAGATATCATATCTGCGCTTACAATGAAAGAATTAGAACAAATTACATACCGTGCATTGCAGGAAAGTTTTTCTCAGGTGATGGCACAGACGCTACAGGAAATAGATGAGGCGATTGCTTCAGAAAGGGATAAGCAACGATTTTATTTGAAGGATAAAAGAACATTAAAGTTTGAGTCCGTCTTTGGGCAGGTGGAACTGAAAAGAAATTATTATCAAGATAAAGAGACGGGAAAGTATGTCTATTTATTGGATCAGTATTTAGCTTTTGACGGCACAAAGGGAATGAGTCCGGTGGTGCAAGATTTGGCTATTGAACTGGCTGTAACAGGCGTTTCCTATCGACAGGCTGGGAAGGCAATGGAGAAGCTTTTGGGCTACCCTGTCATTAGTCATGAAGGTATACGCCAGCAGCTTTTGAATACGGAGGTTGTGCCGGAAGAGTCAGTGCCACTCGAACAGGATGTTGTATTCGTGGAGGTGGACGGGCTTTATACGAAAAGCCAAGAGAAAAAGAAAAAAGGCAAGGAAATTAAGATTGCCAGTGTGCATCAGGGCTGGGAAATGAATGGTAAACGAGCAAAGCTGATAGAGAAGCGACATTTCATTCATGAAGGAAATCTGCCGTTCTGGGAAGAATTTGAGCAGTATCTAATGGCTACTTATGAGTATGATCCGACCAGGCACCACCTCGTTATTAATGGGGATGGAGCGAAGTGGATCACATCCTGCCGGGATCATTTCCAGCATAATGCGACCTTTGTCATCGACCGTTTTCATGTTGCCCGGGATGTGCAGCGTTTGTTTCGGGGTCATTCAAGATACCGCTCCATCCGAAAGAAACTAGCAAGCTATGACTGGGAAGGTTTCATGGTGGAATTAAACAGTGCGGTGGGTACGCTTGAAAATGAAAAGAAGGAAGAACGGCTGGAAGAGTTAATTGCCCAGCTTTCCCAATATCCAGAGGCACTGGGAGATTACCGTGAAAAACTAAAAGAGAGGGGCATAGATACAACAGGATTCCGCCCGATGGGGAGTGCAGAGGGAACGATGAGTGTGTTCGCTAGAAGGCTCAAAAACGGGCGTAGTTGGAGTGATAAAGGGCTTGATAAATTCATCGATATCATGGTTGCCCTCAAAGATAATCTGGAGATAAAAACGCTGCAGGGGATACTTGAACAGACGCAGGAATTAATACAGGAAAGCAAAGAAGAAAAGCCGCCTAAACACTTTGTAGAAAAGCTAAAAGAAAGTGCTGCAGAAGCAACACGCAACAATCTGGGTTATCTCAAGCAGGCTATCGGGAAACCAATTACAGACGCATTAAAAGGATTACGGGGAATTTGA
- the gabT gene encoding 4-aminobutyrate--2-oxoglutarate transaminase, with product MSKQFAQVKTELPGPKAKELLERRHDIVPHGVSYGTPTFVESAKGALLKDVDGNQFIDFAGAIGVINVGHSHDTVVSALQDQVSKYIHTGFNVMMYDPYIAFAEKLANLAPGSFDKKVMFLNSGAEANENAVKIARKYTGRQSIVSFTGGFHGRTLMTMSMTGKVKPYKFEYGPFAPEVYHAPFPYNYRRPETMSEDAYADYLLKQVEDFFITEVAPSQVAAFIMEPVQGESGFIIPNKKFVKGVYDLCKQHGILFIADEIQTGFGRTGKYFAMDHYGVEPDLVTISKSMAAGLPISGIIGRQEVMDSAAPGELGGTYCGSPLGCRAGLAVLQVMEEENLNDCALTIGNKVMDTFEKMYDRFDVIGDYRGLGAMCALEFVKDRDSKEPAKELTGQVLKEARSRGLIALKAGVHDNVVRLLMPLVITDEQLEEGLTILEEAVDEAVAVEKV from the coding sequence ATGAGCAAACAATTTGCACAAGTAAAAACCGAATTGCCGGGTCCCAAGGCTAAGGAATTGCTTGAACGCAGACATGACATTGTTCCGCATGGTGTCAGCTATGGTACGCCAACATTTGTAGAGTCGGCAAAAGGTGCTTTACTCAAGGATGTTGACGGAAATCAGTTTATTGATTTTGCTGGTGCTATCGGCGTCATTAATGTCGGGCACAGTCATGATACGGTTGTCAGTGCGCTACAGGATCAGGTTAGTAAATATATTCATACAGGCTTTAATGTCATGATGTATGACCCATATATTGCATTTGCAGAAAAACTGGCCAATTTGGCACCGGGCAGTTTTGATAAAAAAGTAATGTTTTTGAACAGCGGGGCTGAAGCGAATGAAAATGCTGTTAAAATTGCCCGTAAATATACTGGTAGGCAGTCTATCGTCTCCTTCACTGGTGGTTTTCATGGCCGCACATTGATGACCATGTCGATGACTGGTAAAGTAAAACCGTATAAATTCGAATACGGCCCGTTCGCACCGGAAGTATACCACGCACCATTCCCGTATAATTACCGCCGGCCGGAAACAATGAGTGAAGATGCGTATGCAGATTACCTGCTGAAACAGGTGGAAGACTTTTTTATTACAGAGGTTGCTCCAAGCCAGGTTGCGGCGTTCATTATGGAACCAGTCCAAGGGGAAAGTGGATTTATTATCCCGAATAAAAAATTCGTAAAAGGGGTATATGACCTATGTAAACAGCATGGTATTCTGTTCATTGCTGATGAAATCCAGACCGGTTTCGGGCGCACCGGAAAATACTTCGCTATGGACCATTATGGTGTGGAGCCTGACTTGGTTACGATTTCTAAATCGATGGCAGCCGGTCTGCCGATCAGCGGTATTATCGGACGACAAGAAGTAATGGATAGTGCGGCACCAGGTGAACTTGGTGGAACGTATTGCGGCAGTCCACTAGGTTGCAGAGCCGGTCTAGCCGTGCTTCAGGTGATGGAAGAGGAAAATCTGAATGATTGTGCACTTACAATCGGTAACAAGGTGATGGATACATTTGAAAAGATGTATGACCGATTTGACGTCATAGGAGATTACCGTGGTCTTGGAGCGATGTGTGCATTGGAATTCGTAAAAGACCGTGACAGTAAAGAACCTGCTAAAGAACTGACCGGCCAGGTGCTCAAAGAAGCGAGGTCAAGGGGACTGATTGCACTGAAAGCCGGTGTGCATGACAATGTTGTCCGTCTATTAATGCCGCTTGTGATTACCGATGAGCAATTGGAAGAAGGGCTTACTATCCTGGAAGAAGCAGTAGATGAAGCAGTTGCCGTCGAAAAAGTTTGA
- a CDS encoding NAD-dependent succinate-semialdehyde dehydrogenase — protein sequence MAVTTDNQLMNINGEWIGDDLDTLKVTNPANGKIVGTVPNGGEKEAEQAAEAAHKAFASWSERTAHDRAGYLQKLNQLMLEHQEELAQIMTMEMGKPIKESRGEVSYAASFIEWFAEEGKRVYGETVPTHKDGKRLQVWKKPVGVVAAITPWNFPAAMLTRKMGPALAAGCTVVMKPSSESPLTAVKLMELCEKAGFPKGVVNLVTGSSSKFAKVVMADSNVRKITFTGSTEVGKLLIRQSADQVKNLSLELGGHAPLVVLDDADVDLAVKGAVASKFRNAGQTCICANRIYVQEAIYDEFTDKLAKAVEDLKVGDGADETVDVGPLINQDGLDKVSRHMQDAVSKGATVVTGGEPVTGSEGVFYQPTVVKDVDESMVVMHEETFGPVAPVQKITSDEEAVKLANDTEYGLAAYVFTNSVARGTKLIEKLDFGIVGWNDGAPSAPQVPFGGMKESGIGREGGHEGIDAFIESQYVSIGME from the coding sequence ATGGCAGTAACAACTGATAATCAATTAATGAATATTAACGGGGAATGGATTGGTGACGATCTTGACACATTGAAGGTGACAAATCCTGCTAACGGTAAGATAGTCGGCACCGTTCCCAATGGTGGTGAAAAAGAAGCAGAACAGGCAGCAGAAGCCGCACATAAAGCATTTGCATCTTGGTCTGAACGGACGGCACATGATCGGGCCGGATACTTACAAAAATTGAATCAGCTCATGTTGGAACACCAGGAAGAACTTGCCCAAATCATGACGATGGAAATGGGAAAACCGATTAAAGAATCGCGCGGTGAAGTCAGTTATGCTGCATCATTTATTGAATGGTTTGCGGAAGAAGGCAAACGCGTTTATGGTGAAACGGTTCCAACCCACAAGGATGGAAAACGGCTGCAGGTCTGGAAAAAGCCTGTCGGTGTAGTGGCAGCAATTACACCATGGAATTTCCCGGCAGCTATGTTGACACGTAAGATGGGGCCAGCGCTGGCAGCAGGGTGTACGGTCGTCATGAAACCATCAAGCGAGAGTCCACTGACTGCAGTTAAGCTAATGGAATTGTGTGAGAAAGCCGGTTTTCCAAAGGGCGTTGTGAATCTCGTGACTGGATCATCATCCAAATTTGCTAAAGTGGTAATGGCAGACAGCAACGTGCGTAAAATTACCTTCACTGGTTCAACGGAGGTTGGTAAACTATTAATTCGTCAAAGTGCGGACCAGGTGAAAAACTTATCATTGGAACTTGGCGGGCATGCCCCATTAGTCGTTCTGGACGATGCGGATGTTGACTTAGCCGTTAAGGGAGCTGTTGCGTCCAAGTTTAGAAACGCCGGTCAGACGTGCATTTGCGCGAACCGGATTTATGTACAAGAAGCCATTTACGATGAATTCACAGATAAACTCGCCAAAGCCGTTGAAGATTTAAAAGTCGGGGATGGTGCGGATGAAACTGTTGATGTTGGGCCTTTGATTAACCAGGATGGCTTAGATAAAGTGAGCCGCCATATGCAGGACGCTGTATCCAAAGGTGCTACGGTCGTAACCGGCGGGGAACCTGTCACTGGCAGTGAGGGTGTATTCTATCAGCCTACTGTCGTAAAAGATGTAGATGAGTCGATGGTTGTCATGCATGAAGAAACGTTTGGCCCAGTAGCACCTGTTCAAAAGATTACTAGTGATGAGGAAGCGGTCAAATTGGCAAATGACACAGAGTATGGATTGGCGGCATATGTCTTTACCAACAGTGTTGCTAGAGGTACAAAACTTATCGAAAAACTGGACTTTGGTATTGTTGGCTGGAATGATGGTGCACCATCTGCGCCTCAGGTTCCATTTGGTGGCATGAAAGAAAGCGGTATTGGACGTGAAGGCGGACATGAAGGCATCGACGCTTTTATAGAGTCCCAATACGTATCCATCGGAATGGAATAA
- a CDS encoding YitT family protein, whose product MNQTSKDIFMIVCGAFIFAVGVNYFAIPNRLSEGGVIGVTIVAHYLFDWSPGTVNFVLNTALVAVGYKLFERHVTIYTIIAIIFSSFFLHVTVSWGESINDDMLLSALFAGLSVGLGLGLIFRAGGTSGGSAILARLANQAFGWTIGKGMLIIDIAVIAGSAFIIGQERAMYTLISVYVGAKVIDVVVEGANERTAAVIISSSPEEVMEAVKNKMARGITVLEGRGGYTQSQREVLYLVISRYEIVPFQKIVLDIDPNAYVTIHPVQEIFRKGYKGR is encoded by the coding sequence ATGAATCAAACCTCAAAAGATATTTTTATGATCGTATGTGGTGCATTTATTTTTGCCGTCGGCGTCAATTATTTCGCGATTCCCAATCGGCTGTCGGAAGGTGGCGTCATTGGGGTAACGATCGTTGCACACTATTTATTCGATTGGTCGCCGGGTACGGTCAACTTTGTCCTGAACACGGCACTTGTTGCGGTTGGCTATAAATTGTTTGAAAGACATGTGACCATTTATACGATTATTGCAATCATCTTTTCCTCATTCTTTCTGCACGTTACGGTTAGCTGGGGCGAAAGCATTAACGATGATATGCTGCTTTCTGCATTGTTCGCAGGATTGTCCGTCGGGCTTGGACTCGGGCTCATTTTCCGGGCAGGTGGTACATCCGGCGGGTCGGCCATTCTAGCTCGACTTGCCAATCAGGCATTCGGCTGGACAATTGGCAAAGGCATGCTCATCATCGACATCGCGGTAATTGCAGGATCAGCTTTTATCATTGGTCAGGAGCGAGCGATGTATACGCTTATCTCCGTCTATGTAGGTGCCAAAGTGATAGATGTCGTCGTGGAAGGTGCAAACGAACGGACAGCAGCCGTCATCATATCCAGTTCGCCTGAAGAAGTGATGGAAGCCGTCAAAAACAAAATGGCACGCGGCATCACGGTACTAGAAGGAAGGGGCGGTTATACCCAATCACAGCGGGAAGTACTCTACTTGGTTATCAGCAGATACGAAATTGTCCCATTTCAAAAAATTGTTCTGGACATTGATCCAAATGCCTATGTAACCATCCACCCTGTGCAGGAAATTTTCCGGAAGGGGTATAAAGGCAGATAA
- a CDS encoding pyridoxal-phosphate dependent enzyme, which produces MPQQMLTQRDVWEAQKRISPDAVNTPLIYSPVLSEMTGSAIYLKLENLNDSGSFKIRGASNKILSLSLEEQKRGITTFSTGNFGVSVATVAQKLGIRAVICISNRVPKAKVDALKRTGAQVELVGDAQDDAERYCYQLESKHGLTVVHPFDDPYIIAGQGTIGLEILDELPEVETVIGGLSGGGLHSGLGLALKSADAGVQVIGLSTAKGAAMYESLNKGEPVVVDEQDTLADSLLGGIGLGNRYTFRMVQQYVDDIILLEEKAFAEGMAFMLETHRMAVEGAAASGIGAILNNRVPLGSPTVVVISGSSVDTSTILSVTQNNQ; this is translated from the coding sequence ATGCCACAACAAATGCTCACCCAGCGTGACGTCTGGGAAGCACAAAAGCGAATCTCTCCCGATGCGGTAAACACACCACTCATTTACTCACCAGTGCTTTCCGAAATGACAGGGTCGGCTATTTATTTGAAATTGGAAAATTTGAATGACAGCGGTTCATTTAAAATCAGGGGTGCATCCAATAAAATACTAAGTTTATCACTGGAAGAGCAGAAGCGGGGCATAACGACGTTTTCAACTGGGAATTTCGGTGTCAGTGTCGCAACCGTTGCCCAAAAGCTAGGGATCAGAGCGGTTATTTGCATATCCAATCGGGTCCCCAAAGCAAAAGTGGATGCACTAAAGCGTACCGGCGCGCAAGTGGAGTTGGTAGGGGACGCACAGGATGATGCGGAAAGGTATTGCTACCAGCTGGAGAGTAAACATGGCCTAACCGTCGTTCATCCATTCGATGACCCATATATTATCGCCGGTCAAGGCACGATTGGACTGGAGATACTGGATGAATTGCCGGAAGTTGAAACAGTGATTGGTGGGCTATCTGGTGGTGGACTGCATTCTGGATTAGGGCTGGCATTGAAATCAGCCGATGCTGGCGTACAAGTAATTGGACTTTCGACGGCCAAAGGGGCTGCGATGTATGAAAGCCTTAATAAGGGAGAGCCGGTCGTTGTCGACGAGCAGGATACCTTAGCTGACAGTTTACTTGGCGGTATTGGTCTTGGTAACCGATATACATTCCGTATGGTCCAGCAATACGTTGATGATATTATCCTGCTTGAAGAAAAAGCGTTTGCCGAGGGTATGGCGTTTATGCTGGAAACACACCGGATGGCGGTTGAAGGTGCAGCGGCTTCCGGTATCGGTGCCATTTTAAATAATCGTGTTCCATTAGGGTCACCCACAGTTGTTGTCATCAGCGGGTCCAGTGTTGATACATCAACAATCCTTTCAGTCACGCAGAACAATCAATGA
- a CDS encoding AbgT family transporter, with translation MGKEKKGIFQRFLDGIEFIGNKLPHPITLFAILALIVLILSAALQPLDISVEHPGEDGKMVEIKNLLNAEGLQYIFGSMTDNFIGFAPLGVVLVTMLGIGVAERTGLISALLRGFVLSVPRRFITVGLVFAGIMSSVASDAGYVVLPPLGALIFAAMGRHPLAGLAAAFAGVSAGFSANLALSGTDVMLGELTIAATSVMDPAYAENMNIAMNWFFIAASVLVLTLIGTWVTERIVAPRLGEYKGETAGENMDQDQLEGLQPIERKGLIWSGVSLAVGLILTALLVLPENAPLRGTEGNYMDQIIQSPFMSSLVPIIAILFFVPGLVYGKITKVIRNDKDVAAQLSDTMASMGMFIVLAFTAGQFVAYFNETNMGTVLGVYGARFLDSVNLTGIPLILMFVLITGFINLFIGSASAKWAMMAPIFVPIMMQLGYSPELTQMAYRVADSSTNIITPLMTYFAVIIAFAQKYDKKMGIGTMISVMLPYSLFFLIGWTIMLVVWMLLGIDLGPGSPIIYNG, from the coding sequence ATGGGGAAAGAAAAGAAAGGAATCTTTCAGCGATTTTTGGATGGGATTGAGTTTATCGGTAATAAACTTCCACACCCAATTACCCTGTTTGCCATCTTAGCGCTAATTGTTCTTATACTTTCAGCTGCTTTACAGCCTTTAGACATTAGTGTTGAACATCCTGGTGAAGACGGTAAAATGGTTGAGATTAAAAATCTATTGAATGCGGAAGGTCTGCAATATATTTTTGGAAGTATGACCGATAACTTTATAGGTTTTGCTCCTCTTGGGGTTGTACTTGTAACCATGCTTGGTATTGGAGTTGCCGAGCGGACTGGCCTTATTAGTGCATTGCTTAGAGGTTTCGTTTTATCAGTGCCGAGACGTTTTATTACGGTTGGACTTGTGTTTGCTGGAATTATGTCCAGTGTGGCGTCTGATGCAGGCTATGTGGTGCTGCCGCCGCTTGGTGCACTGATTTTTGCAGCGATGGGTAGACATCCGCTAGCAGGTTTAGCTGCAGCTTTTGCAGGTGTGTCCGCCGGCTTCAGTGCGAACCTGGCTCTGTCGGGTACCGATGTCATGCTTGGAGAACTGACCATTGCTGCTACGTCGGTAATGGATCCGGCATACGCTGAAAACATGAATATTGCGATGAACTGGTTCTTTATTGCTGCGTCTGTATTGGTGCTGACATTAATTGGAACGTGGGTAACGGAACGAATCGTTGCGCCGCGTCTTGGCGAATACAAAGGGGAGACTGCTGGTGAAAACATGGACCAGGATCAGCTTGAAGGATTACAACCAATCGAGCGAAAAGGACTAATTTGGTCCGGAGTATCACTTGCAGTTGGTCTTATCCTGACAGCGCTGCTTGTTTTACCGGAAAATGCTCCGTTACGCGGCACGGAAGGCAATTATATGGATCAGATTATCCAGTCACCGTTTATGAGTTCACTGGTGCCGATTATTGCAATTCTGTTTTTTGTGCCTGGACTTGTTTATGGTAAAATCACGAAAGTTATCCGTAATGATAAAGATGTTGCGGCGCAATTGTCTGATACGATGGCATCCATGGGTATGTTTATTGTCCTCGCCTTTACAGCTGGTCAATTCGTCGCGTATTTTAATGAAACCAATATGGGTACGGTGCTTGGTGTGTATGGAGCGAGGTTTTTGGACAGTGTCAATTTGACGGGCATTCCGCTGATACTTATGTTTGTCCTGATTACTGGCTTTATTAATCTGTTTATTGGCAGTGCTTCAGCAAAGTGGGCGATGATGGCGCCGATTTTCGTGCCGATCATGATGCAGCTGGGGTATTCACCGGAACTGACACAGATGGCATACCGGGTAGCCGACTCATCGACCAATATCATTACACCATTGATGACATATTTTGCTGTGATCATCGCATTTGCACAAAAGTATGATAAGAAAATGGGGATTGGCACGATGATTTCCGTCATGCTGCCATATTCGCTGTTCTTCCTAATTGGTTGGACAATCATGCTCGTTGTATGGATGCTATTGGGCATTGATCTTGGCCCGGGTTCACCAATCATTTATAATGGCTAA
- a CDS encoding tartrate dehydrogenase has translation MKHFTIALVPGDGIGPEVIAEGVKVLKTIEELDSELSFSFTEFPWGCEYYLNQGKMMDDDGINQLRHFDAIYLGAVGYPGVPDHISLRDLLLRIRKSFDQYVNLRPVLLLHPSFTPLKDKAEKDIDMLVIRENSEGEYAGTGDWLYKGKPEEVVLQTGVFSRKGTERIIRYAYEEARRLNKTLTSISKGNALNYSMVFWDEVFEEVGKEYPDVTTYSYLVDAASLYFVSDPERFEVVVTSNLFGDIVTDIGAGITGGLGLATGANINPEKDYPSMFEPVHGSAPDIAGKGVANPIAAIWSVSQMLDFFGEETWGKVVLDTIKGLTVETENLTPDLGGKATTNEVGDRFAEKLKEKWVEKR, from the coding sequence ATGAAGCATTTTACAATTGCGCTCGTTCCCGGTGATGGTATTGGACCGGAAGTAATCGCGGAAGGAGTAAAAGTGTTAAAAACGATTGAAGAACTGGACTCTGAACTTTCTTTTTCGTTTACGGAGTTTCCGTGGGGATGTGAGTATTATTTAAATCAAGGGAAAATGATGGATGATGATGGCATCAACCAACTCCGCCATTTCGATGCTATTTATCTTGGGGCGGTTGGATATCCGGGTGTACCGGACCACATATCATTACGGGATTTGTTGCTGCGGATTAGGAAATCATTTGATCAGTATGTCAATCTTCGGCCGGTCTTATTACTGCATCCGTCATTTACGCCACTGAAGGATAAGGCGGAAAAGGATATTGACATGCTCGTTATCCGGGAGAATAGTGAAGGGGAATATGCCGGGACGGGTGACTGGCTGTACAAAGGTAAGCCGGAAGAAGTGGTGCTGCAGACAGGAGTTTTTTCCCGTAAAGGTACCGAACGGATCATTCGTTACGCCTATGAAGAAGCGCGCCGGTTGAACAAGACATTGACCAGCATCAGTAAAGGAAATGCCTTGAATTATTCAATGGTTTTCTGGGATGAGGTCTTTGAGGAAGTCGGAAAAGAATATCCGGATGTGACGACGTATTCATACCTTGTCGATGCAGCCAGTTTATATTTTGTATCTGATCCGGAGCGGTTTGAGGTGGTGGTCACATCAAATTTATTCGGGGATATTGTGACCGACATCGGAGCTGGGATCACCGGGGGGTTGGGGCTTGCCACCGGAGCCAATATCAATCCGGAAAAGGATTATCCTTCTATGTTTGAACCTGTCCATGGCTCAGCGCCGGATATAGCCGGAAAAGGAGTGGCAAATCCTATTGCTGCGATCTGGTCTGTCAGTCAGATGTTGGACTTTTTTGGTGAAGAAACGTGGGGGAAGGTTGTGTTGGATACCATTAAAGGTCTGACTGTGGAAACGGAAAATTTGACGCCTGATCTTGGCGGAAAAGCGACAACGAATGAAGTCGGTGATCGGTTTGCGGAAAAATTAAAAGAAAAATGGGTTGAAAAAAGGTGA
- the alr gene encoding alanine racemase, whose protein sequence is MTKPTLLTTRGPTVAEVNLRAFRDNVDVFKTIATDSGSQLMAVIKTNAYGHGVVPIGHAAIEAGADRLGVTTVEEGVLLRENGIDVPIHLLSSTNTSQVADAVAYDLTISVSSQELAVAVHAAALKQGKTATVHLKLDTGLHRFGIAPENAWDFCRSCYHLTGLYWEGIYTHFSSADEGDWTTTEQQFTLFMDTILDLNEGGYNFPIKHAGASTIAIERNDMHLDMIRPGIALFGYTPEIRQQNKLTLKPVMALKSNILLVRELPPNTPVGYGGNYVTSGDEKIAIVPVGHGDGYKRVLSNKGEVLVHGQRARIAGEISLDQMMIDVTHINDVRNGDEVVLMGEQGGDAISARDIADKVGSIVDEVLASLMERVPRVYK, encoded by the coding sequence ATGACAAAGCCAACCCTATTAACAACCCGCGGCCCTACTGTAGCTGAAGTGAATTTGAGGGCTTTCCGGGATAATGTTGACGTATTTAAAACGATTGCAACGGATTCAGGGAGCCAGTTAATGGCTGTCATTAAAACAAATGCCTATGGACACGGGGTGGTGCCTATAGGTCATGCTGCCATCGAAGCAGGTGCGGACCGGCTCGGTGTGACAACGGTTGAGGAAGGCGTATTACTAAGGGAAAATGGCATTGACGTTCCTATTCACCTTTTAAGCTCCACCAATACGTCGCAAGTGGCAGATGCTGTCGCCTATGATCTGACAATTTCTGTTTCTTCCCAAGAGCTGGCAGTGGCCGTTCATGCTGCTGCCCTCAAGCAAGGAAAAACAGCAACGGTACATTTAAAACTAGACACAGGATTACATCGGTTTGGCATTGCACCGGAAAACGCATGGGATTTTTGCCGGTCGTGCTACCATCTTACAGGGCTTTATTGGGAAGGAATTTATACACATTTTTCTAGTGCTGACGAGGGCGACTGGACGACAACTGAACAGCAATTTACGTTATTTATGGATACCATTCTGGATTTAAATGAAGGCGGTTACAATTTTCCGATCAAGCATGCTGGAGCATCCACGATAGCGATTGAAAGAAATGATATGCATCTGGATATGATTCGGCCGGGGATTGCGTTGTTCGGTTATACACCGGAAATCCGTCAGCAAAATAAGTTGACGCTGAAGCCGGTGATGGCATTAAAATCTAACATTCTGCTTGTACGGGAACTACCGCCAAATACGCCGGTCGGCTATGGTGGAAACTATGTCACATCAGGTGATGAAAAAATAGCTATTGTACCGGTTGGGCACGGGGATGGTTATAAGCGCGTGCTCTCCAATAAAGGGGAAGTGCTGGTACACGGTCAGCGCGCAAGAATAGCTGGCGAAATATCGCTAGATCAGATGATGATTGATGTGACACACATTAATGATGTTCGCAACGGAGATGAAGTAGTCCTGATGGGCGAACAAGGGGGTGATGCGATTTCGGCACGTGACATAGCAGACAAGGTAGGCAGCATTGTTGATGAGGTGTTGGCCAGCCTGATGGAACGAGTGCCACGTGTTTACAAGTGA
- a CDS encoding aldo/keto reductase: MISHLQDTVTLNNGVQMPGFGLGVYKVENSVAAASVESALKHGYRSIDTASFYQNERGVGKGIRESGVPRKEIFVTSKVWNDEQGYDSTLKAFEASLEKLGLDYLDLYLIHWPVKDKYKETWKAMEKLYEEGKVRAIGVSNFHIHHLQDLIASSNVKPVINQVEYHPHLTQEQLKAFCEEEDIQLEAWSPLKRGRILDEPVLREIAAKYNKTAAQVILRWDVQQNVVTIPKSTHEHRIKENAAIFDFELTRDEMEQINSLNKNDRAGTNPDSFDKD; this comes from the coding sequence ATGATCAGCCATTTGCAAGATACAGTCACGTTAAACAATGGTGTACAGATGCCAGGTTTTGGCCTCGGCGTTTATAAAGTGGAAAACAGTGTAGCAGCAGCATCGGTCGAGTCCGCACTGAAACACGGATATCGGAGCATTGATACAGCGTCATTCTATCAAAATGAGCGTGGTGTCGGAAAAGGTATAAGGGAATCCGGGGTGCCAAGAAAGGAAATTTTCGTAACGTCCAAGGTTTGGAACGATGAACAAGGCTATGACAGTACATTAAAGGCATTTGAAGCAAGTCTAGAAAAACTTGGTCTTGACTACTTGGATCTCTACCTCATTCATTGGCCGGTGAAAGACAAGTATAAAGAGACATGGAAGGCAATGGAAAAGCTCTATGAAGAAGGAAAGGTCCGTGCTATTGGCGTTAGTAATTTCCATATCCATCATCTGCAGGATTTAATAGCCAGCAGCAATGTGAAGCCGGTAATTAATCAGGTAGAATACCATCCACATCTGACGCAGGAACAGTTAAAGGCATTTTGCGAAGAGGAGGACATTCAGCTGGAAGCCTGGTCACCATTGAAACGCGGGCGTATCCTTGACGAACCGGTACTCAGGGAAATCGCTGCAAAATATAACAAAACAGCTGCTCAAGTCATCTTGCGCTGGGATGTACAGCAAAACGTCGTAACCATCCCAAAATCGACGCACGAACATCGGATTAAAGAAAATGCGGCTATTTTTGACTTCGAACTGACAAGGGATGAAATGGAACAGATCAACAGCCTGAATAAAAACGATCGCGCCGGGACAAACCCGGACAGTTTTGATAAAGATTGA